In Xanthomonas sacchari, a genomic segment contains:
- a CDS encoding 3-oxoacid CoA-transferase subunit A, which yields MIDKTLASCAAAVADIPDGATVMIGGFGTAGMPDALIDALIAQGARELTIVNNNAGNGETGLAALIKHKRVRKIVCSFPRQSDSQHFDAAYRAGELELELVPQGNLAARIHAAGNGLGAIFTPTGYGTELAAGKETREIDGRHYVLEYPIRADFALIKAHHGDRWGNLVYRKTARNFGPLMAMAATCAIVQVEKVVELGALDPEAVVTPGIFVQRLVAVSATQEDACTH from the coding sequence ATGATCGACAAGACCCTGGCCTCGTGCGCCGCCGCGGTGGCCGACATCCCCGATGGCGCCACGGTGATGATCGGCGGCTTCGGCACCGCGGGCATGCCCGATGCGCTGATCGACGCGCTGATCGCGCAAGGCGCGCGCGAGCTCACCATCGTCAACAACAACGCCGGCAACGGCGAGACCGGGCTGGCCGCGCTGATCAAGCACAAGCGCGTGCGCAAGATCGTGTGTTCGTTCCCGCGGCAGAGCGACTCGCAGCACTTCGACGCGGCCTACCGCGCCGGCGAGCTGGAACTGGAACTGGTGCCGCAGGGCAACCTGGCCGCGCGCATCCACGCCGCCGGCAACGGCCTGGGCGCGATCTTCACCCCCACCGGTTACGGCACCGAGCTGGCCGCCGGCAAGGAGACCCGCGAGATCGACGGCCGCCACTACGTGCTGGAGTATCCGATCCGCGCCGATTTCGCGCTGATCAAGGCGCACCATGGCGACCGCTGGGGCAACCTGGTGTACCGCAAGACCGCGCGCAACTTCGGCCCGCTGATGGCGATGGCCGCGACCTGCGCGATCGTGCAGGTGGAGAAGGTGGTGGAACTGGGCGCGCTGGACCCCGAAGCGGTGGTGACCCCGGGCATCTTCGTGCAACGGCTGGTGGCGGTGAGCGCCACGCAGGAGGACGCATGCACGCATTGA
- a CDS encoding 3-oxoacid CoA-transferase subunit B produces MHALSGRGIDRNALAARVARDIPEGAYVNLGIGLPTAVANFLPADKEIFLHSENGLLGMGPAPPPGQEDLDLINAGKQPVTLLTGGCYFHHADSFAMMRSGRLDVCVLGAFQVSVHGDLANWSTGAADAIPAVGGAMDLAIGAKQVYVMMELLTKRGEPKLVSACSYPLTGLRCVSRVYTDLGVFALGPDGARVLELVEGVSLDELRQATGLALTLADSTEAA; encoded by the coding sequence ATGCACGCATTGAGCGGCCGCGGCATCGACCGCAACGCGCTGGCCGCGCGGGTGGCGCGCGACATCCCCGAGGGCGCCTACGTCAACCTCGGCATCGGCCTGCCGACCGCGGTGGCCAACTTCCTGCCGGCGGACAAGGAGATCTTCCTGCACAGCGAGAACGGCCTGCTCGGCATGGGGCCGGCGCCACCGCCGGGGCAGGAGGACCTGGACCTGATCAATGCCGGCAAGCAGCCGGTGACGCTGCTGACCGGCGGCTGCTATTTCCACCACGCCGACTCGTTCGCGATGATGCGCAGCGGGCGCCTGGACGTGTGCGTGCTCGGCGCGTTCCAGGTGTCGGTGCACGGCGACCTGGCCAACTGGAGTACCGGCGCGGCCGATGCCATCCCCGCGGTCGGCGGCGCGATGGACCTGGCGATCGGCGCCAAGCAGGTCTACGTGATGATGGAACTGCTGACCAAGCGCGGCGAGCCCAAGCTGGTGAGCGCGTGCAGCTACCCGCTGACCGGGTTGCGCTGCGTCTCGCGCGTGTACACCGACCTGGGCGTGTTCGCGCTGGGGCCGGACGGCGCGCGCGTGCTCGAACTGGTCGAGGGCGTGAGCCTGGACGAGTTGCGCCAGGCCACCGGGCTGGCGCTGACCCTGGCCGATTCCACGGAGGCGGCATGA
- the pcaF gene encoding 3-oxoadipyl-CoA thiolase, with amino-acid sequence MNEAYIIDGIRTPIGRYGGALAGVRADDLGAVPLQALLARHPQLDPAHIDDVYLGCANQAGEDNRNVARMSLLLAGLPFSVPGSTVNRLCGSGLDAIGTVARGLRAGELGLAIAGGVESMSRAPWVMGKAESAFARNQQLEDTTMGWRFVNPKMQQRYGVELMGETAENVAARYGISREDQDAFALRSQQRTAAAQAAGFFDGEITPVTAPGRKRGETVEVRVDEHPRADTTLEALARLKPIFRQPGTVTAGNASGINDGAAALLLANAEQVQALGLTPRARVLGLASAGVEPAYMGIGPVPATRKLLARLGLSIGDFDAIELNEAFAAQGLACLRELGVADDAAHVNANGGAIALGHPLGMSGARLVLTLLRQLEASGGRRGLATMCIGVGQGVALAIERL; translated from the coding sequence ATGAACGAGGCCTACATCATCGACGGCATCCGCACGCCGATCGGCCGCTACGGCGGCGCCCTGGCCGGGGTGCGTGCGGACGATCTCGGCGCGGTGCCGCTGCAGGCGTTGCTGGCGCGGCATCCGCAACTGGATCCTGCGCACATCGACGACGTCTACCTGGGCTGCGCCAACCAGGCCGGCGAGGACAACCGCAACGTCGCGCGCATGAGCCTGCTGCTGGCGGGCCTGCCGTTCAGCGTGCCGGGCAGCACGGTCAACCGCCTGTGCGGTTCGGGCCTGGACGCCATCGGCACGGTCGCGCGCGGCCTGCGCGCCGGCGAACTCGGCCTGGCCATCGCCGGCGGCGTGGAGTCGATGTCGCGCGCGCCGTGGGTGATGGGCAAGGCGGAGAGCGCCTTCGCCCGCAACCAGCAGCTCGAGGACACCACCATGGGCTGGCGCTTCGTCAATCCGAAGATGCAGCAGCGCTATGGCGTGGAGCTGATGGGCGAGACCGCCGAGAACGTGGCCGCGCGCTACGGGATCTCGCGCGAAGACCAGGACGCCTTTGCGCTGCGCAGCCAGCAGCGCACCGCCGCCGCGCAGGCCGCCGGTTTCTTCGACGGCGAGATCACCCCGGTGACCGCCCCGGGCAGGAAGCGCGGCGAGACCGTCGAGGTCCGCGTCGACGAGCATCCGCGTGCCGACACCACGCTGGAGGCCCTGGCCAGGCTCAAGCCGATCTTCCGCCAGCCCGGCACGGTCACCGCCGGCAATGCCTCGGGCATCAACGACGGCGCCGCCGCCCTGCTGCTGGCCAACGCCGAGCAGGTGCAGGCGCTGGGCCTGACCCCGCGTGCGCGCGTGCTGGGCTTGGCCAGTGCCGGCGTGGAGCCGGCCTACATGGGCATCGGCCCGGTGCCGGCCACGCGCAAGCTGCTGGCGCGGCTGGGGCTGTCCATCGGCGACTTCGATGCGATCGAACTCAACGAGGCGTTCGCCGCCCAGGGCCTGGCCTGCCTGCGCGAGCTGGGCGTCGCCGACGATGCCGCCCACGTCAACGCCAACGGCGGCGCGATCGCGCTCGGCCATCCGCTGGGCATGAGCGGTGCGCGCCTGGTCCTGACTTTGCTGCGCCAGCTCGAGGCCAGCGGTGGCCGCCGCGGGCTTGCGACCATGTGCATCGGCGTCGGCCAGGGCGTGGCGCTGGCGATCGAGCGGCTGTAG
- the pcaH gene encoding protocatechuate 3,4-dioxygenase subunit beta: MRDDTPIDPLLGYRRPYPGTQPAYLHPPYASTGARGPTRDPIAIPLTLSEATGPTLDRTTLGAHAADLTAGFPGAPLGERIIVSGRLLDENGKPVRNSVVEVWQCNAAGRYLHAGDQHDAPLDPNFTGTGQVLTDDHGRYRFTTIKPGAYPWRNHYNAWRPAHIHFSLHGDGIGQRLVTQMYFPGDPLLAFDPIFNCVEDPKARERMVSAFDWENTANEFALGYRFDIVLRGRKQTPWE; this comes from the coding sequence ATGCGCGACGACACCCCCATCGATCCCCTGCTCGGCTATCGCCGCCCGTACCCGGGCACGCAACCGGCCTACCTGCATCCGCCGTACGCCTCCACCGGCGCGCGCGGCCCGACCCGCGATCCGATCGCGATCCCGCTGACCCTGTCCGAGGCGACCGGTCCGACCCTGGACCGCACCACCCTGGGCGCGCACGCCGCCGATCTCACCGCCGGCTTTCCCGGCGCGCCGCTGGGCGAGCGCATCATCGTCAGCGGGCGCCTGCTCGACGAGAACGGCAAGCCGGTGCGCAACAGCGTGGTCGAGGTCTGGCAGTGCAATGCCGCCGGCCGCTACCTGCATGCCGGCGACCAGCACGACGCGCCGCTGGATCCCAACTTCACCGGTACCGGCCAGGTGCTGACCGACGATCACGGCCGCTACCGCTTCACCACCATCAAGCCGGGCGCGTATCCGTGGCGCAACCACTACAACGCCTGGCGCCCGGCCCACATCCATTTCTCGCTGCACGGCGACGGCATCGGCCAGCGCCTGGTCACGCAGATGTACTTCCCCGGCGATCCGCTGCTGGCGTTCGACCCGATCTTCAACTGCGTCGAGGACCCCAAGGCGCGCGAGCGCATGGTGTCGGCGTTCGACTGGGAGAACACCGCCAACGAGTTCGCGCTGGGCTACCGTTTCGACATCGTCCTGCGCGGACGCAAGCAGACCCCTTGGGAGTGA
- the pcaG gene encoding protocatechuate 3,4-dioxygenase subunit alpha, with protein MSFQATPSQTVGPYYRIGLEPLYRTEIAPAQAQGTHVEIAGSVFDGNGAPVGDALLEIWQADAAGIYDHAADPRRGDHDPAFHGWGRVPTDAQGRFAFRTVKPGRVAGPKGLQAPHLVVLVFMRGLLRAAPTRVYFGDDDLDGDAILAQVPAERRATLVAQPLAPNRYQWDVRMQGEHETVFFRY; from the coding sequence ATGAGTTTCCAGGCAACCCCCTCGCAGACGGTCGGCCCCTACTACCGGATCGGGCTGGAACCGCTGTACCGCACCGAGATCGCACCGGCGCAGGCGCAAGGCACCCACGTGGAGATCGCCGGCAGCGTGTTCGACGGCAACGGCGCGCCGGTCGGCGATGCGCTGCTGGAGATCTGGCAGGCCGACGCCGCCGGCATCTACGACCATGCCGCCGATCCGCGCCGCGGCGACCACGATCCGGCCTTCCACGGCTGGGGCCGGGTACCGACCGACGCGCAGGGCCGCTTCGCCTTCCGCACGGTCAAGCCCGGCCGCGTCGCCGGGCCCAAGGGCCTGCAGGCGCCGCACCTGGTGGTGCTGGTGTTCATGCGCGGCCTGCTGCGCGCCGCGCCGACGCGGGTGTACTTCGGCGACGACGACCTGGACGGCGACGCGATCCTGGCGCAGGTGCCGGCCGAGCGCCGCGCCACCCTGGTCGCGCAACCGCTGGCGCCCAACCGCTACCAATGGGACGTGCGCATGCAGGGCGAGCACGAGACCGTGTTCTTCCGCTACTGA
- a CDS encoding 3-carboxy-cis,cis-muconate cycloisomerase: MSVSESLLRPLFGDPAVDALFDDRARLQAMLDVEAALARAQARCGVIPASAAEPIAAACEAARYDVPALADATALAGNPAIPLVKALTAQVAATDDAAARWVHWGATSQDIIDSGAVLQLRAALDHVEAQLDALCAALAALAQRERDTGLPGRTLLQQAVPVTFGLKAAGWLDALQRSRRRLQALREDALVLQFGGAAGTLAALQSQGLAVAEVLAAELRLPLPALPWHAARDRIGEIGAAFALLAGSLGKIGRDVTLLMQSEVAEAFEPAAAGKGGSSAMPHKRNPVGCVVAIAAATRAPGLLATLFAALPQEHERAVGGWHAEWETLPDLVRLSAGSLAQVRVLIEGLELDRARMAAHLDSHGGLLYAEAVAVTLAAQLGKAAAHALVEAAVRRALATRQHLRAVLAEEPQVTAVLAPADLDALFAGDSWRGMAAVWIARVLAAQAHP, from the coding sequence ATGAGCGTTTCCGAATCCCTGTTGCGTCCGCTGTTCGGCGATCCGGCCGTCGACGCGCTGTTCGACGACCGCGCGCGCCTGCAGGCCATGCTCGACGTGGAAGCGGCGCTCGCACGCGCGCAGGCGCGTTGCGGGGTGATCCCGGCCAGCGCCGCGGAACCGATCGCCGCCGCCTGCGAGGCCGCGCGCTACGACGTGCCCGCGCTCGCCGACGCCACCGCGCTGGCTGGCAATCCGGCGATCCCGCTGGTCAAGGCGCTCACCGCCCAGGTCGCCGCCACCGATGACGCGGCTGCGCGCTGGGTGCACTGGGGCGCGACCAGCCAGGACATCATCGACAGCGGTGCGGTGCTGCAGCTGCGCGCCGCGCTCGACCATGTGGAGGCGCAACTGGACGCGCTGTGCGCGGCGCTGGCGGCACTGGCGCAGCGCGAGCGCGACACCGGCCTGCCCGGCCGCACCCTGTTGCAGCAGGCGGTGCCGGTGACCTTCGGGCTGAAGGCCGCCGGCTGGCTGGACGCGCTGCAGCGCAGTCGTCGGCGCCTGCAGGCGCTGCGCGAGGACGCCCTGGTGCTGCAGTTCGGCGGCGCCGCCGGCACCCTGGCCGCGTTGCAGTCGCAGGGCCTGGCCGTGGCCGAGGTGCTGGCCGCGGAGCTGCGCCTGCCGTTGCCGGCGCTGCCCTGGCATGCGGCGCGCGACCGCATCGGCGAGATCGGCGCAGCGTTCGCGCTGCTGGCCGGCAGCCTCGGCAAGATCGGCCGCGACGTCACGCTGCTGATGCAGTCGGAAGTGGCCGAGGCGTTCGAGCCAGCGGCAGCGGGCAAGGGCGGCTCCTCGGCGATGCCGCACAAGCGCAATCCGGTCGGTTGCGTGGTCGCGATCGCCGCCGCCACGCGCGCGCCGGGCCTGCTGGCGACGCTGTTCGCGGCGCTGCCGCAGGAGCACGAACGTGCGGTCGGCGGCTGGCATGCCGAATGGGAGACCCTGCCGGACCTGGTGCGCCTGAGCGCCGGCAGCCTGGCGCAGGTGCGCGTGCTGATCGAGGGCCTGGAACTGGACCGCGCGCGCATGGCCGCGCACCTGGACAGCCACGGCGGTCTGCTCTACGCGGAAGCCGTGGCGGTGACCCTGGCCGCGCAGCTGGGCAAGGCCGCCGCGCACGCGCTGGTGGAGGCGGCGGTGCGCCGTGCGCTGGCTACGCGGCAGCACCTGCGCGCGGTCCTGGCCGAGGAGCCGCAGGTGACCGCGGTGCTGGCGCCTGCGGACCTGGACGCGCTGTTCGCCGGCGACAGCTGGCGCGGCATGGCCGCGGTGTGGATCGCGCGCGTGCTCGCCGCGCAGGCGCATCCGTGA
- the pcaD gene encoding 3-oxoadipate enol-lactonase codes for MPILDLPTHRLHYRIDGSEGRPWLTLCNSLGTDLHMWDAQIAALAPHFRVLRYDRRGHGASTAAPAPYAMADLGGDVLALLDALSIERSHFCGLSIGGLTGQWLGLHAGERLLSLTLCATAARIGSAESWQARIDQVRAEGLAPLCEGTRTRWFTPAFAEAQPAAVEAILDSFRATDAQAYIGCCQALAEADFRARLGEIRMPVLAVAGHDDPVCPPADLQAIATQVAQGGYTEVHGRHLCNVESPHAFNDALLRFLLQ; via the coding sequence ATGCCGATCCTCGACCTGCCCACGCATCGTCTGCATTACCGCATCGACGGCAGCGAAGGCCGTCCGTGGCTGACCCTGTGCAATTCGCTCGGCACCGACCTGCACATGTGGGACGCGCAGATCGCGGCGCTGGCGCCGCATTTCCGCGTGCTGCGCTACGACCGCCGCGGCCACGGCGCCTCCACCGCCGCGCCGGCGCCGTACGCCATGGCCGATCTCGGCGGCGACGTGCTGGCGCTGCTGGACGCGCTGTCGATCGAGCGCAGCCATTTCTGCGGCCTGTCGATCGGCGGGCTGACCGGACAATGGCTGGGCCTGCACGCGGGCGAGCGCCTGCTCAGCCTGACCCTGTGCGCGACCGCGGCCAGGATCGGCAGCGCCGAGAGCTGGCAGGCGCGCATCGACCAGGTCCGCGCCGAGGGCCTGGCGCCGCTGTGCGAGGGCACCCGCACGCGCTGGTTCACCCCGGCCTTCGCCGAGGCGCAGCCGGCGGCGGTCGAGGCGATCCTGGACAGCTTCCGCGCCACCGATGCGCAGGCCTACATCGGCTGCTGCCAGGCGCTGGCCGAGGCCGACTTCCGCGCACGCCTGGGCGAGATTCGCATGCCGGTGCTGGCGGTGGCCGGGCACGACGATCCGGTGTGCCCGCCGGCCGATCTGCAGGCCATCGCCACCCAGGTGGCGCAGGGCGGCTACACCGAGGTGCACGGGCGCCACCTGTGCAACGTCGAATCGCCGCACGCCTTCAACGACGCGCTGCTGCGCTTCCTGCTGCAGTAA
- the pcaC gene encoding 4-carboxymuconolactone decarboxylase: MDENERYAAGLQVRRAVLGDAHVDRSLAARTPFTEEFQEFITRTAWGTVWTREGLPRHTRSLLTLAMMVARGHDEEFKLHVRAARNNGVSADEIKEVLLQAAIYCGVPAANHAFALAAPILAEQAAEGGA; encoded by the coding sequence ATGGACGAGAACGAACGCTACGCCGCCGGCCTGCAGGTGCGCCGCGCCGTGCTCGGCGATGCCCACGTCGACCGCTCGCTGGCCGCGCGAACCCCGTTCACCGAAGAGTTCCAGGAGTTCATCACCCGCACCGCCTGGGGCACGGTGTGGACCCGCGAGGGCCTGCCGCGGCATACGCGTTCGCTGCTGACCCTGGCGATGATGGTGGCGCGCGGCCACGACGAGGAATTCAAGCTGCACGTGCGCGCGGCGCGCAACAACGGCGTCAGCGCCGACGAGATCAAGGAAGTGCTGCTGCAGGCGGCGATCTATTGCGGCGTGCCCGCGGCCAACCACGCCTTCGCCCTGGCCGCGCCGATCCTGGCCGAGCAGGCCGCCGAAGGCGGCGCCTAG
- a CDS encoding winged helix-turn-helix transcriptional regulator translates to MPPRPAMPASPCPVARSADLIGDRWSLLIVRDAFDGVRRFGDFQRSLGMARNILADRLRKLVEAGILETREASDGSAYREYALSAKGEDLFAVVLALRQWGERHLFEHGERHSVLIDTRNGKPVARMLPRAADGTRLSPAVTVVRKVR, encoded by the coding sequence ATGCCGCCCCGCCCCGCCATGCCCGCGTCGCCCTGCCCGGTGGCGCGCAGCGCCGACCTGATCGGCGACCGCTGGTCGCTGCTGATCGTGCGCGATGCCTTCGATGGGGTGCGCCGCTTCGGCGACTTCCAGCGCAGCCTGGGCATGGCGCGCAACATCCTGGCCGACCGGCTGCGCAAGCTGGTCGAGGCCGGCATCCTGGAAACGCGCGAGGCCTCCGACGGCAGCGCCTACCGCGAGTACGCGCTGAGCGCCAAGGGCGAGGACCTGTTCGCGGTGGTGCTGGCGCTGCGGCAGTGGGGCGAACGGCATCTGTTCGAGCACGGCGAGCGCCATTCGGTGCTGATCGACACGCGCAACGGCAAGCCGGTCGCGCGCATGCTGCCGCGCGCCGCCGACGGCACGCGGCTGAGCCCGGCGGTCACCGTCGTGCGGAAGGTGCGCTGA
- a CDS encoding MFS transporter, producing MPRRLVWLFAVASGLSVANVYYAQPLLDALAADFGIRPAAVGGVVSAAQVGCALALLLLVPLGDLLERRRLMAVQALGLVVALATVSVARSAPALLVGMLAVGMLGTAMTQGLIAYAASAAAPQEQGRVVGAAQGGVFIGLLLARVVAGGVSELAGWRGVYAGAAALMLALALPLWRWLPALPVPSQPLRYARLIASMLTLLRQERVLQVRGVLALLMFAAFNIFWSALVLPLRAPPYAFSHTVIGAFGLAGVVGALAAARAGHWADRGHAQRTSAAALVLLVLAWWPLSRLQQSLAALVLGIVLLDLAGQALHVTSQSMILRRHPQAHGRLIGLYMLFYAVGSGLGAIATTATYAQAGWTGVCRLGAAVSLLALLFWWATRRVGAAPAALSPAPGSGAAPPAAAPATPCPAGCPGSSAPPSCRH from the coding sequence ATGCCGCGTCGCCTGGTCTGGCTGTTCGCTGTCGCCAGCGGCTTGAGCGTGGCCAACGTGTACTACGCGCAGCCGTTGCTGGACGCGCTGGCGGCGGATTTCGGCATCCGCCCGGCGGCGGTGGGCGGGGTGGTCAGCGCCGCGCAGGTCGGCTGCGCGCTGGCCCTGTTGCTGCTGGTGCCGCTGGGCGACCTGCTGGAGCGTCGCCGCCTGATGGCGGTGCAGGCGTTGGGGTTGGTGGTGGCACTGGCGACGGTGAGCGTGGCGCGGTCGGCGCCGGCCTTGCTGGTCGGCATGCTCGCGGTCGGCATGCTGGGCACGGCGATGACCCAGGGCTTGATCGCCTACGCGGCCAGCGCGGCGGCGCCGCAGGAGCAGGGACGGGTGGTCGGCGCGGCGCAGGGCGGGGTGTTCATCGGCCTGTTGCTGGCGCGGGTGGTCGCCGGCGGCGTCAGCGAACTGGCCGGCTGGCGCGGGGTCTATGCCGGCGCGGCGGCGCTGATGCTGGCCCTCGCGCTGCCGCTGTGGCGCTGGTTGCCGGCGCTGCCGGTGCCGTCGCAGCCGCTGCGCTATGCGCGCCTGATCGCGTCCATGCTGACCCTGCTGCGGCAAGAGCGGGTGCTGCAGGTACGCGGCGTGCTGGCGCTGTTGATGTTCGCGGCGTTCAACATCTTCTGGAGCGCGCTGGTGCTGCCGTTGCGCGCGCCGCCCTATGCGTTCTCGCACACCGTCATCGGCGCGTTCGGCCTGGCCGGCGTGGTCGGCGCGCTGGCGGCCGCGCGCGCCGGGCACTGGGCCGACCGCGGCCATGCCCAGCGCACCAGCGCCGCAGCGCTGGTGCTGTTGGTGCTGGCCTGGTGGCCGCTGTCGCGGCTGCAGCAGTCGCTCGCCGCGCTGGTGTTGGGGATCGTCCTGCTCGACCTGGCCGGGCAGGCGCTGCACGTGACCAGCCAGAGCATGATCCTGCGCCGCCACCCGCAGGCGCACGGCCGGCTGATCGGCCTGTACATGCTGTTCTACGCGGTGGGCAGCGGACTGGGCGCGATCGCCACGACCGCGACCTATGCCCAGGCCGGGTGGACCGGCGTGTGCCGCCTGGGGGCGGCGGTCAGTCTGCTGGCGCTGCTGTTCTGGTGGGCGACGCGGCGGGTCGGTGCGGCGCCGGCGGCGCTCAGTCCAGCACCCGGCTCAGGCGCTGCGCCGCCTGCCGCAGCGCCGGCAACACCGTGCCCTGCAGGCTGCCCAGGGTCATCCGCGCCACCGAGCTGCCGACATTGA
- a CDS encoding IclR family transcriptional regulator domain-containing protein, whose protein sequence is MSDSSRPPRARRTARAATAPTPPERGLAAELMRRIGECEGDPNFMTSLARGLAVLSAFGQHSRDVSMAQLSADTGIPRAAVRRVLYTLEKLGYAGTHGRGYVLLPRALGIGSGYLSTAALSVAAQPVLDGLRDDLHESCSLGVLDGDDLLYVARAETVRIMSIGLRAGSRLPAYCTSMGRVLLAAQPGDTLNSYLERNPLRPRTERTVTDRAQFQALLERVQRDGYAVVDQELEIGLRSVAVPVRNRQDRVVAALNVGSSVARMTLGSLQGTVLPALRQAAQRLSRVLD, encoded by the coding sequence ATGTCAGACTCCTCGCGTCCCCCTCGCGCGCGCCGCACCGCGCGCGCCGCCACTGCCCCCACCCCGCCCGAGCGCGGCCTGGCCGCGGAACTGATGCGGCGCATCGGCGAATGCGAAGGCGACCCGAACTTCATGACCTCGCTGGCGCGCGGCCTGGCCGTGCTCAGCGCCTTCGGCCAGCACAGCCGCGACGTCAGCATGGCCCAGCTCAGCGCCGACACCGGCATCCCGCGTGCGGCGGTGCGGCGCGTGCTCTACACCCTGGAGAAGCTGGGCTACGCCGGCACCCACGGCCGCGGCTACGTGCTGCTGCCGCGCGCGCTGGGCATCGGCAGCGGCTACCTGTCCACCGCCGCGCTGTCGGTGGCGGCGCAGCCGGTGCTGGACGGGCTGCGCGACGACCTGCACGAGTCCTGCTCGCTGGGCGTGCTCGACGGCGACGACCTGCTGTACGTGGCGCGCGCGGAGACGGTGCGGATCATGTCGATCGGCCTGCGCGCCGGCAGCCGCCTGCCGGCCTACTGCACCTCGATGGGCCGGGTGCTGCTGGCGGCGCAGCCGGGCGACACCTTGAACAGCTACCTGGAGCGCAACCCGCTGCGCCCGCGGACCGAGCGCACCGTCACCGACCGCGCGCAGTTCCAGGCCTTGCTCGAACGCGTGCAGCGCGACGGCTATGCGGTGGTGGACCAGGAACTGGAGATCGGCCTGCGCTCGGTGGCGGTGCCGGTGCGCAACCGCCAGGACCGCGTGGTGGCCGCGCTCAATGTCGGCAGCTCGGTGGCGCGGATGACCCTGGGCAGCCTGCAGGGCACGGTGTTGCCGGCGCTGCGGCAGGCGGCGCAGCGCCTGAGCCGGGTGCTGGACTGA
- a CDS encoding NADP-dependent oxidoreductase: MTAPTQTTRIVLASRPQGAPGTDNFRIEQAPLAPPGPGQVLLRNRWLSLDPYMRGRMSDAPSYAPPVQLGQTMVGSTVAEVLQSNSPDHAPGDLVLVQNGGWQTHLVVDGADLRRKLDPASPLPPSTALGVYGMPGFTAYAGLHEIGKPQPGETVAVAAATGPVGATVAQIAKLRGAKVIAIAGGAEKCRYLREELGVDVALDHRADDFAAQLRAAATDGIDVYFENVGGHVFDAVLPLLNDFARVPVCGTIATYNANGALPPGPDRLPALMGQVLRQRLTLRGFIVSDFIKLYPEFLREMGAWLADGRVRYREHVVDGLENAPQAFIDMLSGGNFGKLVVRLGD, encoded by the coding sequence ATGACCGCTCCCACCCAGACCACCCGCATCGTGCTCGCCTCGCGCCCGCAAGGCGCGCCGGGCACGGACAACTTCCGCATCGAACAGGCGCCGCTGGCGCCGCCCGGCCCCGGCCAGGTGTTGCTGCGCAACCGCTGGCTGTCGCTGGACCCGTACATGCGCGGGCGCATGAGCGATGCGCCCTCCTACGCGCCGCCGGTGCAACTGGGCCAGACCATGGTCGGCAGCACCGTGGCCGAGGTGCTGCAATCCAATTCCCCCGACCACGCGCCGGGCGATCTGGTGCTGGTGCAGAACGGCGGCTGGCAAACCCATCTGGTCGTCGACGGCGCCGACCTGCGGCGCAAGCTCGACCCCGCCTCGCCGCTGCCGCCGAGCACCGCGCTCGGCGTGTACGGCATGCCCGGCTTCACCGCCTATGCCGGCCTGCACGAGATCGGCAAGCCGCAGCCGGGCGAGACCGTGGCGGTGGCCGCGGCGACCGGGCCGGTCGGCGCCACCGTGGCGCAGATCGCCAAGCTGCGCGGGGCGAAGGTGATCGCCATCGCCGGCGGCGCGGAGAAGTGCCGCTACCTGCGCGAGGAACTGGGCGTGGACGTGGCCCTGGACCACCGCGCCGACGACTTCGCCGCGCAACTGCGCGCCGCCGCGACCGACGGCATCGACGTGTATTTCGAGAACGTCGGCGGCCACGTGTTCGATGCGGTGCTGCCGCTGCTCAACGATTTCGCGCGCGTGCCGGTCTGCGGCACCATCGCCACCTACAACGCCAACGGCGCGTTGCCGCCGGGGCCGGACCGGCTGCCGGCGCTGATGGGCCAGGTGCTGCGCCAGCGCCTGACCCTGCGCGGCTTCATCGTCAGCGACTTCATCAAGCTGTATCCGGAGTTCCTGCGCGAGATGGGCGCCTGGCTGGCCGACGGCCGCGTGCGCTACCGCGAACACGTGGTGGATGGGCTGGAGAACGCGCCGCAGGCCTTCATCGACATGCTGAGCGGCGGCAACTTCGGCAAGCTGGTGGTGCGGCTGGGCGACTGA